Proteins encoded together in one uncultured Desulfosarcina sp. window:
- a CDS encoding Xaa-Pro peptidase family protein, with amino-acid sequence MNATLSNRIDSVRQKLADLELDALMVSIQENRYYLSGYTGEDSQFDESAGVLFVSASHLVLATDSRFDLQARAEAPDFEVVCYRKGLEKELPAIVEDLGARRLGFESVRLSHKNHAAYAKALQNTSPPVELVPTENLVEDLRKTKSDEEIQATVDALRLAEEAFSRLVATIRPGMTEKQVAWNLEKNMRELGAQGLSFPVIAASGPNSALPHAIPSDRRIVKGDPLLIDWGARLNEYCSDTTRTLVLGKPKDPFQKVFDTVVEARDRAIAGIRAGASGTEVDRIARDFIDKNGFGDSFGHGLGHGTGLAVHEAPRLSPIKDDLLEEGMIVTVEPGIYLPDWGGVRMENQVVVTKDGARVLNDPAPFDPCIGN; translated from the coding sequence TTGAACGCAACACTTAGCAATCGAATCGATAGCGTCAGGCAAAAACTGGCTGACCTGGAACTGGACGCCTTGATGGTGTCGATCCAGGAAAACCGCTATTACCTCTCCGGCTATACTGGTGAGGACAGCCAGTTCGACGAATCGGCCGGCGTGCTGTTCGTCTCTGCCAGCCACCTGGTACTGGCCACGGACAGCCGCTTCGACCTTCAGGCCCGGGCCGAGGCGCCCGACTTCGAGGTGGTCTGTTATCGAAAAGGCCTTGAAAAAGAACTGCCAGCCATCGTCGAAGACTTGGGTGCTCGCCGGCTCGGTTTTGAAAGCGTGCGCCTTTCCCACAAAAATCATGCCGCCTATGCCAAAGCGCTGCAGAACACTTCACCGCCGGTAGAGCTGGTCCCAACTGAAAATCTGGTGGAGGACCTGCGCAAAACCAAGTCCGATGAGGAGATCCAGGCTACGGTCGACGCCCTCCGTCTGGCCGAAGAGGCCTTTTCCCGTTTGGTGGCGACGATCCGTCCGGGGATGACCGAAAAGCAGGTGGCCTGGAACCTGGAAAAGAACATGCGCGAGTTGGGGGCCCAGGGTCTCTCCTTCCCCGTGATCGCTGCCTCGGGTCCCAACAGTGCCCTGCCCCACGCCATTCCTTCGGATCGACGAATCGTGAAGGGCGACCCCCTGCTGATCGATTGGGGGGCGCGGCTGAACGAATACTGCTCGGATACGACCCGGACCCTGGTTTTGGGAAAACCGAAAGATCCCTTCCAAAAGGTTTTCGATACGGTGGTCGAGGCCAGGGATCGGGCCATTGCCGGTATCCGGGCGGGCGCCAGCGGCACCGAGGTGGACAGAATCGCCCGCGACTTCATCGACAAAAACGGGTTTGGAGACAGCTTCGGCCACGGCCTGGGCCATGGCACGGGCCTGGCGGTCCACGAAGCCCCCCGCTTGAGCCCGATCAAGGACGACCTGCTGGAAGAAGGCATGATCGTCACTGTCGAACCGGGCATCTATCTTCCGGACTGGGGGGGCGTTCGCATGGAAAACCAGGTGGTTGTCACCAAAGATGGGGCTCGGGTACTCAACGATCCCGCCCCCTTCGACCCCTGCATTGGGAACTGA